TATTCCCACCAATGTGGTCACGTTTATCAATAACTTTTACTTTTTTTCCACGATTGGTTGCTTCATAAGCAAAAATTGCTCCAGACAACCCAGCACCAACGATTAGATAGTCGTACATAGTCTCTCCCTTATCATCTATCTTTACATCTCCTTAACTATAGCAAAAGAGAGGATATTATACTCTTCGAAAATCTCTTCAAACCACATCAGCGTCCATCTGCAACCTCAAAACAGTATTTTGAGCTGACTTCGTCAGTTCTATCTACCACCTCAAAGCTGTACTTTGAGCTAACTTCCCAGTTACTCTTTGATTCTTATTCAGTATTCGTTTCAATTTATTTTAGCACAAAACAAATCATTTCTCAGTTTTCAATAGACGAGTGATTTAAAAAGACAAGCACCAAAATTGATGTTTGTCTTTATGATTCTCCTTAAAAAGCTATTCCTCATTATTTAACATGATTTTCTGCTTCTTTTTGAGCTTTTTCGATTGTTTTTTTACTTTCTTGCTTCCATTTGGTCTTCGCTTCTTCAAACTGTTTGGTTGTCACAGTGTCTTTTTGCAGTTTCATGTACTTGTAGTTATTGCCATCACCCTTGATACCGACCAATGAATAGCCTCTTGTAAATGGCGTTACTTTGGTTACAGATGCTGTGCCACCGCTTGACATGGCTGACATAATCAGAGAATAGTCAATCATCCAAGCCTGTGCTTCAGCATATTTTTCATAGCGTTTGGCTACATCTTTATTTTCACTATCTGCATCTTTGAGCATCTTAGTGTAGGTATCAAGCCCCAAGCTAGCAATCTTAGCTTTATCTTCCTTGGCATCTAGACCAAAAATCTTGAGATAGAATCCATCCTCTGCATTGAAAGGATTAAGGTAAGTAGATGGATCCTGATAATCCGCTACCCAACCATCAAAACTTAAATCATAATCTCTTGCATTGGGAGTAGGAGCCAAGAAGGCTACATTATTGTACTCATCTGTAGAGAGTTGCTGAACATCAATAACAAGATTGTCAGCACCTAAAACAGACTCAAGGGTCTGTTTCACAGAATTCATACCAGTTACAGCATTTTTATTTGTCTGATCAACAGCTATATCCAAGTGAATTGGGAAGGTCACACCTTGACTTGCCAAGTCTTTTTTGGCTTCTGCAAATTTTTCTTGGGCTTTTTCTTTGTTGAAATAGGCATCCTGCGCATCTGCCAAGTTAATACCTGACCATTCTGTGCCATAGTTGACCAATTTAGAAGCGACTACTTCTCCAAAGTTCTTGTCTCCAACTTGGACAAATGTAGGAGGTACTAGAGTGTTACGAAGGGTCTTGCTAGCTGCTTCTTCACCGTTTGACTGAGCAGAATAGGCTGTGCGGTCCAAGGCAAAGTTCACCGCTTGGCGGAAGTTTTTGTTCAAGACAGCTGTCTCAGTTGACTTCTTCTGCTCATCTGTCGTTTTAGTAGTGTGATTGTAAGCCTGACGGTTGACGTTGAAATTAAAATACCAAGAAGTCTTGTCCTGCAAGCTATAGACGATATTATCCTTGTATTTCTCCTTGGTCTTAGCAAAGTTTGAACTAT
This portion of the Streptococcus mitis B6 genome encodes:
- a CDS encoding ABC transporter substrate-binding protein codes for the protein MIGIKYAVDNKSQVIDLIQNSIKGLNDYITGADSDFSKVGVKVIDDQTVEYTLALPEPYWNSKTTNSILFPVNEEFLNSKGEDFGTLSPDSILYSGPYLLKDFTSKSSIEYVKNPHHYDHDKVSIEHVKLAYFDGSDQELTIRNFESGAYSIAGVYPNSSNFAKTKEKYKDNIVYSLQDKTSWYFNFNVNRQAYNHTTKTTDEQKKSTETAVLNKNFRQAVNFALDRTAYSAQSNGEEAASKTLRNTLVPPTFVQVGDKNFGEVVASKLVNYGTEWSGINLADAQDAYFNKEKAQEKFAEAKKDLASQGVTFPIHLDIAVDQTNKNAVTGMNSVKQTLESVLGADNLVIDVQQLSTDEYNNVAFLAPTPNARDYDLSFDGWVADYQDPSTYLNPFNAEDGFYLKIFGLDAKEDKAKIASLGLDTYTKMLKDADSENKDVAKRYEKYAEAQAWMIDYSLIMSAMSSGGTASVTKVTPFTRGYSLVGIKGDGNNYKYMKLQKDTVTTKQFEEAKTKWKQESKKTIEKAQKEAENHVK